TAAGCGGTATGTAAAACGAGTGATAGGATTAGAAGGTGACGTTATTCAAATGAAGAGTGACGACCTATATGTAAATAATAAAAAAGTGAAGGAATCTTATCTTCAAGAAAATAAATCTGAAGCGAAAAATTTAGGTGTGTACTTAACAGAAGACTTCGGACCACTTAAAGTTCCAAAAGGGAAAGTTTTCGTAATGGGCGACAACCGTCTAAATAGCATGGATTCACGAAACGGACTAGGTTTGATCGAAACAAAAGCAATTGAAGGTCGTTCAGAAGTCGTAATCTATCCATTTTCTGAAATGCGTGCAACCCAATAACAAAAGTGCAGCCTGGCTGCGCTTTTATTTTTTTAAAAAGGAGTATGTGAGATGAACCGATGCAAGTGGAGTGAAGAGAGTGAGATGCTGCAGCAGTATCATGATAATGAATGGGGTCAGTATGTGGTGGGAGACAATAGGTTATTCGAGTGCTTAACACTGGAGCTGTTTCAATCGGGTTTAAGCTGGAAGACCATTCTTCACAAAAGAGAAAACTTCAGAAATGCGTTTGCACAGTTTGAGTATGAAAAGGTCATGCAGTTTGGCGAAAAAGAGATTGAAGCTTTACTAGCTGATGCTGGGATCGTCAGACATAGAAAAAAGATTGAAGCGACGATTGAAAACGCAAAGAGAGTCCACGATCTTGTAAAAGAGTTTGGCAGCTTCGAAGAGTTTTTAAAGCAACTACCACATGAAACAGCGGAAAAGCAAAAAATGTTGAAAAAGACATTTAAGCACGTTGGTTTAACAACGGCAGAGAGCTTTTTAGAAGCTACGGGTCGCATACAAGCGTCACACAGTGAACAGTGCTTCATGGTATCCAAGTAGAGTCATTTCATAGTTGTCCTGCATAAGCTAAAGCGGGAGGTATGATAATGCCTTATGAGATCTATATTTCAACAACAAGAAAAAGACTAGCCCTCGTAAAAGATGGGAAAGTAATCAAACGCTATCCGATAGGCGTTGGAAAAATGCTAACACCTACTCCAACCGGAACCTATACCATAATTAATAAAGCACCAAATCCAGGTGGACCGTTCGGAGTCATGTGGATGGGACTCTCACGTCCTCATTACGGCATACATGGCACAGATACACCATCATCCATCGGCAAGAACGTATCCAAAGGCTGTGTACGGATGCATAATAATCATGTTTTAGAATTATCTAAGATTGTACCGATTGGGACGAAGGTGGTTATTAGGGCATGAAAAAAAGCTCTCAGGTTGAGAGCTTTTTACGTTCTGCTATGCACTTTTAATACTGGCGTTATTATCAGCTGCAATTTTTAAATTTTTTATACTTGGATTATTATCAGATGCTATAAATACTCTTTTTATACTAGGGTTATTATCAGCTGCAAGTATAAAACTTTTAATACCTGGATTGTTATCAGAAGCTAAGAAGTTTTTACTAATGCTATCAGCTGTAAGTATAAAATTTTTAATACTAGGGTTGTTATCAGAAGCAAAATATCCTTTTTTAATGCTGGGGTTATTATCACTCGCAATTTTTAAACTTTTAATACTAGGGTTGTTATCTGAAGTTTGAAGGTTATAAAAATGTAAAGAAGAGATTGTAAAGAGTCCTATGATTACTAAAATCATTAGTTTTTTCATGAATCTATCCTCCTAAATTAAAAGATGTTTTTTCTTGCATTATTTGCAACTCTGTAATATTCACTTGCTTTTTTGTAATGCCCCTGATTAAAGAACATATCTGCTAATAATTCGGCATAGTTAGAAACATATTCCCATATTCCTTTTTGTTCGAAAAAAGGTATAGCTTTTTTTCTAAGGTATTGAATATATTCTTCAGACTCAATTCCATCCATCTTATATTGAAGAAGTATTAAATTATAGTAAGATTCCTGTTCCTCATCTACAAGGTCTAAACCGGATTTAATCAATGCTTTTACTTTTTCAAAGTTTCCTAATTCATAATGTTCTGATGCTAATAGATAAATGGTATTAGCCATATTTTGAGGGGATTGACTTTGTTTAAAACCTAGGCTTTTCTCATAGCGGTCTATTGCTTTTAAATGCTCTTTTTTACACGAAGAAATGTATCCTAAATTGTGGTATATAATCCCGTTAAGTGTTTCATCTTTGAACATTGTGGAATACTTTAAAGCGTTTTTTAGATGTGTTTCAGCTAAGTCATATTGCTTTGCTCGTCTATAACTTATTCCTAATAAGATTTGGCAATCTGCACTTCTGCTATAATTATAATCTCTATCAAATATATATATAGCTTTAAACGTGTAAGTAGTAATAGAAGTTACACGCATTAAAAAACTATAGGTCAACGCTAAAAGGTAATAGTTAACAGCGGCTTCTGAATCTTGAATATTTGAAGTTTGATTAAATTGCTTCTCTGCTTTATGAAGATAGTTTAGTGCTTCGTTATATTTCTTATTAAAGTTGTAGTACATACCCCAAAACATATAGTAATAGAACTTTAAATCGTTAGAGAGATGGTCTAATAGTTTCTCAATACCCTCTAATTTTTCCTTCGTTTCATCTAACAAAGGTGGTTCAATAACCATTAGATATCTTGAATAGAATAGTTCATATCTTAATCGTAAACTTGGATCAGTAATACCTTCCATTTTCTCCTTTATCTCAATGAAAGTATTTCCCGCTTCCTCAAACTGACGATCAACCATCATCAAATTCCACTCATTCAACATCTCAAGGATCTTACTTTCGTCCACTTCCTCCGGCGAAATACCTAGACGATCGCAAAGCAGATTAATGACTTCTTCGCTTGATTTGGCGTCCCCTTTCTCAATCTTACTCAAGTATGAGACAGAACAAATTCCCTGTGCCAGCTCTTCCTGGGTTAGGCCTTTGGTTTTTCTATAATATCTTATTCGTTGACCGACCATAAAATCCCCCTTTCAGAACTTGGGAAAATTGTCATGCAGAACCCCCACTAAACAAGTATCTATCCTACTATTTTTCCCAATACAGAATAAATGGATTGTTTGATAAGATAAATATAACAGAAAATACAAAGTTTTTGCTAGAAATTGATAATTTTGAAAAGAACGTTTTACATAAATCCTATGTCAGCACCGAGCCGGCGTCAAATTTGAAGGGAGAGAGTACTATGGCTAAAATGTACCAATTATCATCACGAACTGCAGAGAAGAATCAATCGCTGTATGTCTCACGTGATCCTGAAGTGGCCGGAAGTATAGTAAGAAATGAGGAAGGCGCTTTTGCCTACTCCGAAGTATTCATGGACAAACAGAAGAATTACTGGTTTTCCAAGAAGGTAGATGATCAGTCTAGAGACCACAAGCTCTTCATCTTTGACCATAAAAACGGCTGCTTAAAATCTCAAATTATTAAAGGACAACCAAACTTTTATGAATTTGAATCGAGTGTTGTAGTTGCTTGTGAGGGTGATGGTTCAAAAGGCTCAGTCTTAATCTTTTCAAAAGATGGCCCAGAACTCGTAAAAGAGTGGAAAGTGAATGGGTTCCTTTGGGAAGTAGAGATGAACCAAGATGTTCTCTACATTTCTTCTTATATCGTTGAAGAAGATCAAGCGGTTCTCTACATTATCCGTAACGGTAAGAAAAAACGGGTAAACCTAGGAAGCAACATGGCACCTACTGATATTTTATGTCATGAAGATCTTGTATACGTGTCAGGTGCGCCAGTTCTTAACGGTGATCCAAAGAAAATCATGGTGTTGAATGATAAAGACAAAGTGGTTACAGAATATAAGCTATCCATTTCTCCCCGTGCTCTCTATCAAGTAGACGATCAACTGCTCGTCTATGAGCTAGATCTTGCAACGGGTAAGAGCGAACGAATCGTATACATTGATATGAAGACTGGCGAACAAAAGGAACATGATATTCCTCATTCAAAGATCGTAGAATGTACAGATGACTCGCTGTCCTTATTAGAACAAAACAGCAAGACGCTCTACACGTGGGATCATTGCAAATGCAGAATCGTGAATACTCAAAAAGTTGCCGATCAAACACAAGTCATCTAGCTTTAAAAATTCATAGTCATATAATTGTAAAAAGTCCTGTGCCTTAAGTGCAGGACTTTTTTTTCATGTCCAGAAAGTAGCTGTAAAGGGGGAATGGCTATGAAGTGGGAAGGTGCCAGCTGTATTTGTGTGAACGAGGGGAAGTTATTAATGGTTTTACAAGGAACTGCTAATGAGGAGAAGAAGTGGAGTATTCCTTCTGGAGGCAGAGAGGGCAACGAGAGTCTTGAGGAATGCGGTATGCGTGAAGTGTGGGAAGAAACGGGTTATGTCGTAAAGGTAAATGAAAAACTACATATTAAAGAAGGAATCTCACAGAACATTCATTTTAAAGTCCACTATTTTTTAACAGAGTTGGTGAGCGGTTCTTCTGTCATCCAAGATCCGGATGGTTTAATTCACGATATAAGGTGGGTATCCTTGAAAGAGTTAGAGACGCTAACCTTATCCTTTCCAGAAGACCGAGAGCTTTTACAAAGCTATTTATCACCATCAGAAAAAATAATCTAGGGTTTGTTCCTATTTTTATAAGGGAACTCTAATTGAGGAGGATGGCAGTGAAACCGATATTCGCAGAGAAGGAAGATCTTAACCGTTTGTTGGATTGGTGTAGTGACGTTCCGGAATATCAGAAGAAACTCTCTTCATATATAGAGGATCGTGATGATACTGCCGTCGTGATCGTTGAAGATAAACACAAAATGGTGGCAATCGTCTTATTAAAGGTACAGGAAACAGAGAAGAAGGGCTACATCTGGATTTACTCCAAGTATAAAGATTATAAGAGTCACCCAAATATCATGCAATTCTCATTAAAATGGTTAAGAAAACAGGGTGCTAAAGAATATACCGTTATTTGAGACAATTACTATAAAGGATGGATGATTCTATGGAAGAAACGAGTGTTTATGGTTGGAAGTGGCACCGTCATGAGTGTCACGAAGAAACGATTCATGATTTGATCGCAGATACGAAAGGCTGCAAAAATTGGCTGAGTAATATTAAGGAAGACAAGGTTAATTACTTAAGAATTGAAAAAGACAGTGACGGAGATCAAATTGTTCGCGGATCGCTTACGTATAAACAAGATCCGGATAATCAATCTGATTTTGAAGTGTTTCACTTTTATATCCGACCCAAATCTTTAATCACAGTTGGATTAGACCTTTCACGTATCCAAGGAGATAACCGTGAAGCTTGTGATCATTTAATTTTGGAAGAAAAGACACCTGTGGAAGGTTTTATCATATTACTGGGTGAATTAATTAATTATTTCTTGGATGGAATTGATGCATTAGAAGTGAAGCTTAAAGAGCTTCAACGTGATGTTCAAAGAAACAATCACACTAATTTATTGAACAGCATCTATGATCGACGAATCGAGCTGATCAACTGGAGTGATTTAACACTCCCTGTTCATGAAACGCAGATGGCAATTAAGGAAGCATTCCTTGATGAGATCACCGAAACGCGAGCGTATAAGCGAATTGAAACTAGAATCGATCGAACGACTTCACTGCTCTCTCATTACAGACAAGACATCGATACTTTGTTAAACCTTGAAGAAGTTCTTTCTTCTCATCGTGGAAATGAAATCATGAAGACGTTAACCGTGTTTACCGTAATTTTTACTCCCGCAATGGGCTTAGGCGCAATCTGGGGTATGAACTTCAAGAATATGCCTGAGCTCGATTGGAAGCTTGGTTATCTTTACGCCATGTTATTAATTGTAGGTTCTACAATAGGTGTCTATATCTGGTTAAAAATGAAAGGTTGGACGGGAGATTTATTAAGAGGGAAGAAAAACAAAAAACATTTTGACTAAATAAACTAAAAATATGAACGATATATAAAAGGAAACAAGCGAATTTTGTCGAACGGTATCAATTGATAAAACGCTTGTTTTTTTATGGCGAATATTACTAGATTTCATTTTGATTTCAACCATAAAAGAACTGAAAAATCTAACGAAGAGATATGAAGATTAAATGACCAACGGGAGCGGAAATAAATGAAAAAACTTAGCCTAATTCTTGTTTTTTCACTAGTTATGCTTGTAAACACAAAGTTTGTTCAAGCAACGGGGGAGAACACACCAGAAATTAAAAGCGAAAGCGCTGTAATGATTGATGCGAAAACAGGAGATATTTTATATCAAAAAAATAGCTCAGAACAAATGTATCCAGCTAGTATTACAAAGATCATTACAGGGATTCTGGCTATTGAATCAGGCAAGTTGGATGAATCTGTTGTAATCAGCAGCGACGCAGTGAGAGCTGAGGGGACACGCGTCTATTTGATGGAAGGCGAGCAAGTACCTTTGAAAAAACTTGTTCAAGGCCTTTTAATTAACTCAGGTAATGATGCAGCTGTTGCGATTGCAGAATACTTGGCAGGGGATGTGGATTCCTTTGCTGACGAAATGAATGCGTTCGCGGAGAAAGTAGGAGCAGAAAACACTCATTTTGTTAATCCGAACGGACTTTTTGATGAAGAACATTATACAACAGCCGAAGACATGGCGAAAATAACTCAATACGCGATGCAGAATGAAGAATTTCGTGAGATCGTATCAACAAAAGAATTGCCTTGGGTTGGAGAAGGCTGGGAAACAACGTTAAGAAATCACCATCAGCTTTTGTGGGATTATCCGGGTACGATTGGTGTTAAGAACGGATATGTGGATGAATCCAAGCACACTTTAGTTACAGCTGTATCGCGTGATAATATGGATGTGATCATCGTTACACTGAAAGCTCCCACGAGTCGAGCGGCTTATTGGGACACAATGGCGCTCGGTGACTATGGCTTTGCAAACTTCGAACGAAAAACACTGACTGCTGGTACAGAGATCGAAGCGTTAAACGGAGACACTTACCCGCTAAAAGAGGACTTGGCCGTTACTTTGCCAAAAGGAGAAGAACCGGTTCAGGAAGTGAATTCAGATGGGGAACTTCAATTAAAAGACGCTAATGGTAATGTTCTACTCACTCATACTCTTTTTAAGGAGAAAGAAAAAGAAGCTACAACTACGGTCGACAGTAAGTCGGTAGAAGAAGTAGATTCAACCTTTATGCAATCTGTTGTGAAAGCAGGAATATTTTTATACAGTGGATTGCTTCTATTGCTCGCATTTCTAGTCATTTTAAGAATGCGCAGTCAAAAACACAAGCATAAAAAAATGAGACAAGTTGCTCGCAGTTACGTGAAATAAAACCGTCTTTTTTGGCGGTTTTTTTGTTTGGTTAAAAATAGACATGGTTTAGCAACCTATTTTAAATACCAACAAACTATAGGATAAAAAGCCTTCATAGTATATAATTGCATTAAATTACAAAATTCGACAATCGGAGTTTCATTCATGATACGTAATATTAAGCTTGCTCAAATATTTATTGTGGGGAGTGCCTTCATTCAGGCTCTCCATCATTTTTTTATAGAACCACTAGAAAGCTTCTACCCCTTTCTTTTCTTATTTTTGATTGGGTTTCTTCCTGCTTGGGGAATCCACCGTATACAAGAACAATACACAAAATTAGCTTTTGTTTTGTGCAGTGTATATGTCGTTTCGATTTCCTACTTTTTCGTTACCTATCCAATCGTGCAGGCCGCATACTTCTTTTTGCCTGTATCTGCACTTCTTTTAAATGATAAGAGGTTATATTATGTGTCAAGTATAGGTGGCTTGATTTCATATCTCTTGTTATCAAACGAACCATTGAAAGACTACTTGGCGTTTATCTCGATCTATGTGATTTTCTGTTCCCTTTTGTTCATGGCTCAACGTATTGTTTATCAATCGGTTGCAGAAAAAGAAGCGATTCAGCAAGGTGTAAAAGCATTTTCGTTAGCTGTTGAAGCGAAAGACGTTTATACACAAGGTCATTCGAAGAGAGTAGCACTTTACGCCATGATTCTTGCCAAACATGGTCAATTCAAGAATATAGAATGGGAAGAGCTAGAGTTGACAGCTCTTATTCATGATATCGGAAAGATTTCTACACCAGATGCTGTCCTGTTAAAGAACGGAAAATTAACACAAGAAGAGTACGAAATTATGAAAAAGCATCCTGTTGATGGGATGATGTTAGCAAAATCTTTCGGATACTCAGACCGTGTCTTAACAGGAATTCTTCATCATCATGAAAGATACGATGGTCTAGGCTATCCACACCGTTTGAAAGGAAAGGATATCCCCATCTATTCTCGTATCTTAGCCGTTGCCGATTCTTTTGACGCGATGACGAGTAACCGTGCGTATCGTCAAGGTATGACGCCTTGGGAAGCAAAGAAAGAGATCGAGAACCAATCAGGAAAAATGTATGATCCATTTATCGTGGAAGTGTTTATGCGCGCATATTACGATATGCTTTTGATCTGTGAAGACCATTCAGAAAATATATGGATGGGGAACTCCTCACATAAGGAGATTGCTTCTGGATTAAACGGAGGAAAAAACAGCTAAGACGAAGAAGATAATACAAGTAATTATTATACATAGCAGGAGGAAAGAAAAGATGAATGCAACGGCTTCCTTAACAGAGACTTTACTCGAAGAATTGTATGTTGTGGTTCGTACGACCAATCAATTATTAAAAAAAGCAGATTCTTCTGTTTACGATTTTCGTCCCGTTGAAAACATGCGTTCTTTTTTAGAACTAGCTAATCATTTGGTTCAGATTCCTCATATCGACTTAGCGATTTTACAGGAAAAATCGGAGCAAGAAATTCGTCAGCTCGAAAAGAAGTTAGCTGCTGAGAATGTAACAGAATTAACTCATGTATTAGAAGAAGGTTACCATTTAGCTAAATCTTATTTTTTGTCTCTTTCCGAGGAAGATTTTTTAAAGAAAGAAACGAAGGCGTTTTATGCTGAGAAGGGTGCTACTCAAGCAAAATGGCTAGTTGAAATTGTCACCCATAGTTATCATCACCGTGGGCAGTTGTTTACTTATCTAAAACAGACTAATCACGATGTGAATATGTTTGATTTATACTAAAGTAAAAAGCCAAAGGATAGAACCAACTGTAAATCGAGGTGGGTCTATCCTTTTTTCTATGTGTAAACGTTCTGCTACCTTAATGTTTTTATTATTGATGAGCTTTTTCCTCTAGGTGTTTTGTCACTAAGATTCGACTTCTGTCCAAATTTCCTGTATCATGAGTGGTTCTATTTAAAAAGATGCTGTAAGCGGAATTGGCTAGCAGGAAAAATAGAGTCTTTATTGAATCTTTTATGAAATAAACATTTTGTCGTTTAAATTACATCCAAGAGGTGATGTTTCATGTATACCGTCTTTTCTACGTTTGACGTTCCAAATGAAAAAGCTGACGAAGTTATAAATATATATAAGAACCGTTCTAGATCAGTAGATAAAGCCGATGGTTTTGTTGACTTTTTATTGCTTCAGAATGATAAACGGGCGGGTGAGCTGACCGTTCAACTCCTTTTTGATTCTAAAGACGCTTATTTAAAGTGGGTAAGAAGTGAGGAGTTTAAGAAGATCCATGATCTAGAAAAGAAGTATCCTGATCAAGAATTAGCAGCTGTCATACCCACTGTAAAGCAATATAAGGTGGTTGCCAAATGACGGAATTTAACATAAATGTTATGGTAGAAAGAGTAACAGAAAAAATTTACCAAAAAGATCCTTCCCTTGTCGAAAGGTATGGTGACAAGGGAAGAGTAAAGTGTATTGAAGATAACCATCATCATTTTAAACATTTAGAAACAGCATATGATCTTGAAAATAGCGCGTTTTTTATTGACTATGCGATCTGGTTAGATGGTATCTTACAAAAGTTTGGGATGGATACACAGCTTTTATTAGATAATTTCGACTTCATTATAGAAGTTCTTTTAGAAGAACAAGAAAAGCAAACGATAGAAAATACCCGTGTCGGTAATTATATCGATTATTTGGAACAAGCGAAGGATGTTCTACGGAGTAAAGTAGAATCACACTAGAATAAAGGAGAGGTCCCATCCATGGCTATTTCAGAAGCTGAAAAACTGGCGCGTCTGTTTTTAGAAGGTAATCATGCTGAGGCATTACGTTTCATTAAACAGCAGCCAGATCAAAATCGAATGGTTTTGTTTAGAGACCTGTTTACTCCTGCAATGTATATGATCGGAGACCTCTGGGAAAATAATGAGATTTCAGTCGCAGATGAACATCTAGCGACGGGAGTTTGTGACTTTGTTCTTTCTAGGCTGTTTCAAGTATCAGCAGATGAAACAACACGTAATAAAAAGAAAGCCATGTTTTTGTGCTTGCAGGGTGAACAGCATTACCTAGGAATAAAGATGATCAACAGTATCTT
This is a stretch of genomic DNA from Fictibacillus halophilus. It encodes these proteins:
- a CDS encoding DNA-3-methyladenine glycosylase I, with the protein product MNRCKWSEESEMLQQYHDNEWGQYVVGDNRLFECLTLELFQSGLSWKTILHKRENFRNAFAQFEYEKVMQFGEKEIEALLADAGIVRHRKKIEATIENAKRVHDLVKEFGSFEEFLKQLPHETAEKQKMLKKTFKHVGLTTAESFLEATGRIQASHSEQCFMVSK
- a CDS encoding helix-turn-helix domain-containing protein; amino-acid sequence: MVGQRIRYYRKTKGLTQEELAQGICSVSYLSKIEKGDAKSSEEVINLLCDRLGISPEEVDESKILEMLNEWNLMMVDRQFEEAGNTFIEIKEKMEGITDPSLRLRYELFYSRYLMVIEPPLLDETKEKLEGIEKLLDHLSNDLKFYYYMFWGMYYNFNKKYNEALNYLHKAEKQFNQTSNIQDSEAAVNYYLLALTYSFLMRVTSITTYTFKAIYIFDRDYNYSRSADCQILLGISYRRAKQYDLAETHLKNALKYSTMFKDETLNGIIYHNLGYISSCKKEHLKAIDRYEKSLGFKQSQSPQNMANTIYLLASEHYELGNFEKVKALIKSGLDLVDEEQESYYNLILLQYKMDGIESEEYIQYLRKKAIPFFEQKGIWEYVSNYAELLADMFFNQGHYKKASEYYRVANNARKNIF
- a CDS encoding magnesium transporter CorA family protein — encoded protein: MEETSVYGWKWHRHECHEETIHDLIADTKGCKNWLSNIKEDKVNYLRIEKDSDGDQIVRGSLTYKQDPDNQSDFEVFHFYIRPKSLITVGLDLSRIQGDNREACDHLILEEKTPVEGFIILLGELINYFLDGIDALEVKLKELQRDVQRNNHTNLLNSIYDRRIELINWSDLTLPVHETQMAIKEAFLDEITETRAYKRIETRIDRTTSLLSHYRQDIDTLLNLEEVLSSHRGNEIMKTLTVFTVIFTPAMGLGAIWGMNFKNMPELDWKLGYLYAMLLIVGSTIGVYIWLKMKGWTGDLLRGKKNKKHFD
- a CDS encoding cobalamin B12-binding domain-containing protein, which encodes MAISEAEKLARLFLEGNHAEALRFIKQQPDQNRMVLFRDLFTPAMYMIGDLWENNEISVADEHLATGVCDFVLSRLFQVSADETTRNKKKAMFLCLQGEQHYLGIKMINSIFEEKGWETKYYGASLPLEYALKSALQWKPEVIGLSVSIVYNLPVLKNYVRALAALPNKPDILVGGRLTEKYDLEPYVNKQGIIIKNLQQAEKWLDEYTEERINAYK
- a CDS encoding HD-GYP domain-containing protein, which translates into the protein MIRNIKLAQIFIVGSAFIQALHHFFIEPLESFYPFLFLFLIGFLPAWGIHRIQEQYTKLAFVLCSVYVVSISYFFVTYPIVQAAYFFLPVSALLLNDKRLYYVSSIGGLISYLLLSNEPLKDYLAFISIYVIFCSLLFMAQRIVYQSVAEKEAIQQGVKAFSLAVEAKDVYTQGHSKRVALYAMILAKHGQFKNIEWEELELTALIHDIGKISTPDAVLLKNGKLTQEEYEIMKKHPVDGMMLAKSFGYSDRVLTGILHHHERYDGLGYPHRLKGKDIPIYSRILAVADSFDAMTSNRAYRQGMTPWEAKKEIENQSGKMYDPFIVEVFMRAYYDMLLICEDHSENIWMGNSSHKEIASGLNGGKNS
- a CDS encoding L,D-transpeptidase, whose amino-acid sequence is MPYEIYISTTRKRLALVKDGKVIKRYPIGVGKMLTPTPTGTYTIINKAPNPGGPFGVMWMGLSRPHYGIHGTDTPSSIGKNVSKGCVRMHNNHVLELSKIVPIGTKVVIRA
- a CDS encoding DinB family protein, encoding MNATASLTETLLEELYVVVRTTNQLLKKADSSVYDFRPVENMRSFLELANHLVQIPHIDLAILQEKSEQEIRQLEKKLAAENVTELTHVLEEGYHLAKSYFLSLSEEDFLKKETKAFYAEKGATQAKWLVEIVTHSYHHRGQLFTYLKQTNHDVNMFDLY
- a CDS encoding D-alanyl-D-alanine carboxypeptidase family protein; this translates as MKKLSLILVFSLVMLVNTKFVQATGENTPEIKSESAVMIDAKTGDILYQKNSSEQMYPASITKIITGILAIESGKLDESVVISSDAVRAEGTRVYLMEGEQVPLKKLVQGLLINSGNDAAVAIAEYLAGDVDSFADEMNAFAEKVGAENTHFVNPNGLFDEEHYTTAEDMAKITQYAMQNEEFREIVSTKELPWVGEGWETTLRNHHQLLWDYPGTIGVKNGYVDESKHTLVTAVSRDNMDVIIVTLKAPTSRAAYWDTMALGDYGFANFERKTLTAGTEIEALNGDTYPLKEDLAVTLPKGEEPVQEVNSDGELQLKDANGNVLLTHTLFKEKEKEATTTVDSKSVEEVDSTFMQSVVKAGIFLYSGLLLLLAFLVILRMRSQKHKHKKMRQVARSYVK
- a CDS encoding NUDIX hydrolase; this encodes MKWEGASCICVNEGKLLMVLQGTANEEKKWSIPSGGREGNESLEECGMREVWEETGYVVKVNEKLHIKEGISQNIHFKVHYFLTELVSGSSVIQDPDGLIHDIRWVSLKELETLTLSFPEDRELLQSYLSPSEKII
- a CDS encoding antibiotic biosynthesis monooxygenase family protein; the encoded protein is MYTVFSTFDVPNEKADEVINIYKNRSRSVDKADGFVDFLLLQNDKRAGELTVQLLFDSKDAYLKWVRSEEFKKIHDLEKKYPDQELAAVIPTVKQYKVVAK
- the lepB gene encoding signal peptidase I, with translation MIEQEKETKQKSEWVSWLKAIGFALVFVFITKAYFFAPYMVEGASMSPTLHDQEKLYVNKIVYAFSEPQKGDIVIIKGDDKRYVKRVIGLEGDVIQMKSDDLYVNNKKVKESYLQENKSEAKNLGVYLTEDFGPLKVPKGKVFVMGDNRLNSMDSRNGLGLIETKAIEGRSEVVIYPFSEMRATQ